A genomic region of Methanothermobacter thermautotrophicus str. Delta H contains the following coding sequences:
- a CDS encoding thermonuclease family protein, giving the protein MKKYILIVMLALMVAGCVSEDGNYTYNEGVQDSNVDNPVNDSWTSDSQDKVNDTAEKKSSYEASGSCYHVVDGDTIDVEGVGRIRLVGVNTPERGQPGYREAKDFVKSMCLGRTVQLDIDDAKRHDRYGRVLAVVYVDGVNLNRELLRRGYAEVMYIPPSEFNPYGWT; this is encoded by the coding sequence ATGAAGAAGTATATTTTAATTGTGATGCTTGCCCTGATGGTTGCGGGCTGCGTCTCTGAGGATGGTAACTACACATACAATGAGGGTGTCCAGGACAGCAATGTGGACAATCCTGTTAATGATTCATGGACCAGCGACTCCCAGGATAAGGTTAACGATACTGCTGAGAAAAAATCCAGTTATGAGGCATCAGGCAGCTGTTACCATGTGGTTGACGGTGACACCATAGACGTTGAGGGCGTCGGGAGGATACGCCTGGTAGGGGTTAACACCCCTGAACGTGGACAGCCAGGCTACAGGGAGGCGAAGGACTTCGTGAAGTCCATGTGCCTTGGAAGAACAGTCCAGCTGGACATCGATGATGCTAAAAGACACGACAGGTATGGGAGGGTCCTTGCAGTTGTCTACGTCGACGGTGTCAACCTCAACAGGGAGCTTCTCAGGCGCGGCTATGCCGAGGTAATGTACATACCACCCTCTGAGTTTAACCCATATGGGTGGACATAA
- a CDS encoding DNA cytosine methyltransferase produces MSDVVLIDIFAGAGGLTEGFLRSDYTFVSHIEMDRDAIQTLETRGLYHHLQSDGDPEDYTEYVNGEIGREELFRRYPDFDSELYMNLELTEENVDRVIETIRSKMNDMGTVSVDGIIGGPPCQAYSYAGRSRKNMEKDRRNYLYLLYIKFLKEFQPEFFVFENVPGMKSAQRGHILSDFQRKVTDLEYKLDFEVRDAYNFGVPQRRRRIIVIGHRMEDKRIQFDEERYAGTVNDILCDLPALEPGQGTDGPQEYRSRPSRLLNEMGIRTENDILRHHQARRHNPRDREIYRRTIDAWNSERRRLKYTELPPELRTHRNTRSFLDRYKVVAGDLPYSHTIVAHISKDGHYYIHPDREQARSLTVREAARIQSFPDNYIFEGSMTSKYRQIGNAVPPLMSEKIARKLYEIYRGDL; encoded by the coding sequence ATGTCAGATGTTGTGTTGATTGACATATTTGCAGGTGCGGGGGGGCTTACTGAAGGTTTCCTTCGGAGTGATTATACATTCGTTTCACATATTGAGATGGACAGGGATGCGATTCAGACACTGGAGACAAGGGGACTCTATCATCACCTGCAGAGCGATGGTGACCCCGAGGATTACACCGAATACGTTAATGGTGAGATAGGACGTGAAGAACTATTCAGAAGATATCCTGACTTTGACAGTGAACTGTACATGAACCTTGAACTCACAGAGGAAAACGTGGACAGGGTCATAGAGACCATCAGGTCAAAGATGAATGATATGGGGACAGTTTCTGTTGATGGCATAATAGGTGGGCCTCCATGTCAGGCGTACTCATATGCTGGCAGATCCCGGAAGAACATGGAAAAGGACAGGAGAAACTACCTCTACCTCCTGTACATTAAATTCCTGAAAGAATTCCAGCCGGAATTCTTTGTATTCGAGAACGTCCCCGGGATGAAGTCAGCGCAAAGGGGCCACATACTATCTGATTTCCAGAGGAAGGTAACAGACCTGGAATATAAACTTGACTTTGAAGTGCGTGATGCATATAACTTCGGGGTCCCTCAGAGGAGAAGGAGGATCATAGTCATCGGCCACCGCATGGAAGATAAAAGGATACAGTTTGATGAGGAGAGGTATGCCGGTACAGTGAATGACATCCTATGTGATCTGCCCGCCCTTGAACCCGGCCAGGGCACAGACGGGCCCCAGGAATATAGATCCAGACCATCACGCCTCCTGAATGAGATGGGTATAAGGACAGAGAATGATATTCTCCGACATCACCAGGCGCGAAGACACAACCCGCGGGACCGCGAAATTTACAGGAGAACAATTGACGCATGGAACTCAGAGAGGAGAAGATTAAAATATACAGAACTTCCACCGGAACTCAGGACACACAGGAACACCAGGAGCTTCCTTGACCGTTACAAGGTGGTTGCAGGGGACCTCCCCTATTCCCATACCATTGTCGCGCATATATCAAAGGATGGACACTACTACATCCACCCCGACAGAGAACAGGCCCGTTCTCTGACCGTAAGGGAAGCTGCAAGGATCCAGTCCTTCCCGGATAACTACATATTTGAAGGATCCATGACCTCAAAGTACCGGCAGATAGGAAACGCCGTGCCTCCACTAATGTCTGAGAAGATTGCCCGCAAACTTTATGAAATCTACAGGGGGGACCTCTGA
- a CDS encoding endonuclease III-like protein: MLHRTRAEQVLEIYENFVEKFPDFKSVCEAGQETIEKEMESLGLRWRARNLHKLACEIESRHGGAVPKNKNDLLELPGIGNYISSAFLCFSKNIPEPLLDTNTVRIIGRLFDLEISDSSRRKKDFETVMRKILEFGDCRHLSLSMIDFGEAVCRASDPLCHECPLKLSCNFYRRC; the protein is encoded by the coding sequence ATGCTTCACAGAACACGCGCAGAACAGGTGCTTGAAATTTATGAAAACTTTGTTGAAAAATTTCCTGATTTTAAATCGGTGTGTGAAGCGGGACAGGAAACAATAGAAAAAGAAATGGAGTCCCTTGGTCTCAGATGGAGAGCCAGAAATCTCCATAAACTCGCATGTGAGATTGAAAGCAGACACGGGGGGGCTGTTCCAAAAAACAAAAATGATCTCCTTGAACTTCCAGGCATTGGGAACTACATTTCCTCGGCGTTTTTATGTTTTTCCAAAAATATTCCAGAACCCCTTCTGGACACGAACACCGTCAGAATCATTGGTAGATTGTTTGATCTTGAGATCAGTGATTCATCCCGCAGAAAAAAGGATTTTGAAACAGTAATGAGGAAAATTCTTGAATTTGGTGACTGCAGACACCTTTCACTATCGATGATCGATTTCGGAGAGGCTGTGTGCAGAGCTAGCGATCCCCTCTGCCATGAATGTCCCCTGAAACTATCATGCAACTTTTACAGGAGATGTTAG